In one Pirellulales bacterium genomic region, the following are encoded:
- a CDS encoding TolC family protein, whose protein sequence is MAGSIGFSSGCATPDRDTAASTPLAKQIAPANQLGIPSVAARNVGGVGDVPNAPQGIGDVIQPGDLVSPFRLVGYADDETRPAVDATATPQPKYTPATLIGAASPIDLPTALQLVDANSPTVALARDRVREAYLQERQAELAWLPDLRTGPTYDRHDGRDQGTNGQIVQESKQRLFVGGGAELDWNTSELLFGRLAAQRLTAAAQASARAVSSNVQLDVAIAYLDLLQAYGEYAIYSDALARAEEMLRNAESAEKAGLSKTTADINRARTEVDLRRERQFQLQAQIAIVSARLARLLLLRPTAILKPNDSRVVPIGLIPDLSKLDELVSIGLSNRPELQQNRALVAAAMTRWRQAQVGPLIPHLGLNYAGGTFGGGVNDQMGDFGARSDGTAEAFWELHNMGAGEVIQSRIRQTQANEATLNLTDVQARVAEDVTSAAQSAQADQSSLESAEQAVVQALETWRRLSEASFGLAGAEHQYDPLQPLIALRDLADARTLYLGAVIDFNKSQFRLYWAMGQPPIGALRQMVPRPTSTPVVPEPYSRPEEVPPPAKR, encoded by the coding sequence ATGGCCGGTTCGATCGGTTTCTCAAGTGGCTGCGCGACTCCCGATCGCGACACGGCAGCATCGACACCGCTTGCGAAACAAATCGCGCCAGCGAATCAGCTCGGCATTCCTTCCGTCGCGGCACGAAACGTCGGTGGCGTCGGCGACGTTCCGAACGCACCGCAAGGCATTGGCGATGTGATTCAACCGGGCGACCTCGTGTCTCCGTTCCGGTTGGTCGGATACGCAGACGATGAAACGCGGCCCGCGGTTGATGCAACGGCGACTCCTCAACCCAAATACACGCCGGCTACGCTCATTGGCGCTGCAAGCCCGATCGATCTGCCAACGGCATTGCAATTGGTTGACGCCAATAGTCCGACTGTCGCCCTGGCGCGCGACCGTGTCCGCGAGGCTTACTTGCAGGAGCGGCAGGCGGAATTGGCATGGCTTCCCGATCTGCGGACCGGTCCAACGTATGATCGTCACGACGGCCGCGATCAGGGTACAAACGGACAGATCGTTCAAGAGTCCAAACAAAGACTCTTCGTCGGCGGCGGCGCGGAACTTGATTGGAACACCTCGGAATTGCTGTTTGGCCGGTTGGCAGCGCAGCGGCTGACCGCCGCCGCCCAGGCCAGCGCCCGGGCCGTCAGCAGCAATGTGCAGTTGGACGTGGCAATCGCCTATCTCGACTTGCTCCAGGCCTACGGCGAATACGCGATCTATTCCGATGCCTTGGCGCGCGCGGAAGAGATGCTCCGCAACGCCGAATCGGCCGAAAAGGCGGGGTTGAGCAAGACAACCGCCGACATCAATCGTGCTCGCACCGAAGTCGATTTGCGCCGCGAGCGGCAATTTCAATTGCAGGCACAGATCGCCATCGTATCCGCCCGCTTGGCTCGCCTACTGCTTCTGCGTCCCACGGCAATTCTCAAACCGAACGATTCCCGCGTCGTGCCGATCGGATTGATTCCGGATCTAAGCAAGCTGGACGAGCTGGTGTCCATCGGCCTGAGCAATCGCCCGGAGCTGCAACAAAACCGTGCCCTCGTTGCCGCGGCGATGACCCGCTGGCGACAAGCACAGGTTGGACCGCTGATTCCTCATTTGGGACTGAACTATGCGGGCGGCACATTCGGCGGCGGCGTCAACGACCAGATGGGCGATTTCGGCGCTCGCAGCGACGGCACGGCGGAAGCCTTTTGGGAATTGCACAACATGGGCGCCGGAGAAGTCATTCAGTCTCGCATCCGGCAAACGCAGGCCAACGAGGCTACATTGAATCTGACCGACGTTCAGGCCCGCGTGGCCGAGGATGTGACCTCCGCGGCGCAATCAGCCCAGGCGGATCAAAGCAGCCTGGAATCCGCCGAACAGGCGGTCGTGCAGGCGCTGGAAACCTGGCGGCGGCTGAGCGAAGCCTCGTTTGGGTTGGCGGGAGCGGAGCATCAATATGATCCATTGCAGCCCTTGATTGCCCTGCGCGATCTGGCGGATGCCCGGACGCTTTACCTCGGCGCAGTAATCGACTTCAACAAGTCGCAGTTCCGGCTGTACTGGGCCATGGGCCAGCCGCCGATCGGCGCCCTGCGCCAAATGGTACCGCGGCCGACGAGCACGCCGGTGGTTCCGGAACCGTATTCGCGACCGGAAGAAGTCCCGCCGCCAGCGAAGCGTTAG
- a CDS encoding porin: protein MREGSRVGGAVAAHPPMASWLFPIAVLVGCSTLVTTVQAQDLNSPPFDDLRRLVDQQQQQIRQMQDQLARLQQAAPSQSIPSEQASTSEAGFMLPSDPVKKPDDGKTAKPADQPYVVGSDLSVKSDFRNGLFLWFATPNNDFNMHIGGWTQFDNVWWNESPALKAAPGARPGHVPQGVANGAALGGIGDLQDGEYFRRIRLFFEGNFWGNGEYRIIPAFENDQFSTVGLDEFWFGATSLPVVGTVHIGHVKNAIGLEGDMSSSSRCMTFMERSAYSEAIELNQNFVTGIQLSDNYLDQRVSWQAVAFRPDNGSSSGVFFGDGQGGVQARLTALPVYENEGRDLVHFGISGGFRDGTTNNATSPFHVFQLRARPELRDDDPAAGGPAAVPNADSNRLIDTGPITAHDEFLLGLENLWIRGPFSFQAEYGWNFLNGAVGANPGLTAPFFHPAITPSQNYVFSGGYLQVAYTLTGENRSYDRRYGALDRYYYGKAGPYSNAWVIRDEDGNLHCGCGAWEVAARYSYVNLNDGTGLNRIQGGILNGVSLALNWYANDNFNVMLDWVYDQRDDTPTGPTLATSSPAGWTSGVGIEAQFQF, encoded by the coding sequence ATGCGAGAAGGATCTCGTGTCGGCGGTGCAGTCGCGGCGCACCCCCCAATGGCCAGTTGGCTCTTTCCAATCGCCGTTCTAGTCGGGTGTAGCACGTTGGTCACGACCGTCCAGGCCCAAGACTTGAATTCGCCCCCCTTCGATGATTTGAGAAGATTGGTCGATCAGCAGCAGCAGCAGATTCGGCAAATGCAGGATCAACTTGCCCGATTGCAACAGGCTGCGCCTTCACAGTCAATTCCGTCCGAGCAAGCATCGACATCCGAGGCCGGCTTTATGCTTCCCAGCGACCCCGTCAAGAAGCCGGACGACGGTAAGACGGCGAAGCCGGCCGACCAGCCCTACGTGGTCGGCAGCGACCTCAGCGTCAAATCCGATTTCCGAAACGGCTTGTTCCTCTGGTTCGCCACGCCGAACAACGACTTCAACATGCACATTGGCGGCTGGACGCAATTTGACAACGTCTGGTGGAATGAATCTCCGGCGCTGAAAGCGGCTCCTGGCGCGAGGCCAGGGCATGTCCCCCAAGGCGTTGCGAATGGAGCGGCCCTCGGCGGCATCGGTGACCTTCAGGATGGCGAATACTTCCGCCGCATCCGCCTGTTCTTTGAAGGCAATTTTTGGGGAAACGGCGAGTATCGAATCATTCCCGCCTTTGAGAACGACCAATTCAGCACGGTCGGGCTGGACGAATTCTGGTTCGGCGCCACGAGCCTTCCCGTCGTCGGCACGGTCCACATCGGTCACGTCAAGAACGCGATCGGGCTGGAAGGAGATATGTCGTCTTCCAGCCGCTGCATGACGTTCATGGAGCGGTCGGCCTACTCCGAAGCCATCGAACTCAATCAGAACTTCGTCACCGGCATTCAGCTTAGCGACAATTACCTCGACCAGCGCGTCTCTTGGCAGGCCGTGGCCTTTCGCCCCGATAACGGGTCGTCGAGCGGCGTGTTTTTCGGAGATGGACAAGGGGGAGTGCAGGCCCGCTTGACCGCCCTTCCGGTCTATGAAAATGAAGGCCGCGATTTGGTGCATTTCGGTATCTCCGGCGGCTTTCGCGATGGGACGACCAATAACGCCACGTCCCCATTCCACGTGTTTCAATTGCGGGCTCGGCCCGAGTTGCGCGATGACGACCCGGCCGCCGGCGGCCCTGCCGCCGTACCGAATGCGGATAGCAACCGGCTGATCGACACCGGCCCGATCACCGCCCACGACGAATTCCTTTTGGGCCTGGAAAATCTTTGGATCCGCGGGCCATTTTCATTCCAGGCCGAGTATGGATGGAACTTCCTCAACGGCGCGGTCGGAGCTAACCCAGGGTTGACGGCGCCATTTTTTCATCCGGCGATCACTCCCTCTCAAAACTACGTCTTTAGCGGCGGCTACCTTCAGGTGGCCTACACCTTGACCGGCGAGAACCGCTCTTACGACCGGCGATATGGCGCTCTGGACCGTTACTACTACGGCAAAGCCGGGCCGTACAGCAACGCCTGGGTGATCCGGGATGAGGATGGCAACCTTCACTGCGGCTGCGGCGCCTGGGAAGTTGCCGCTCGATATTCGTATGTAAATCTCAATGACGGCACCGGCCTCAACCGCATCCAGGGCGGAATCTTGAACGGCGTCAGTCTGGCGCTCAACTGGTATGCCAACGACAACTTCAACGTCATGCTCGACTGGGTTTACGACCAACGCGACGACACGCCGACCGGCCCCACCCTCGCGACCAGCTCTCCCGCGGGCTGGACGAGCGGCGTTGGGATTGAGGCCCAGTTCCAGTTCTAA
- a CDS encoding fused MFS/spermidine synthase: protein MANENSGQTPDNMTTTLVPKRQVPTLTVNTRAHIAALAPVAALLFLSGMCALIFQVSWSREFRLVFGGSTAASSAVLAVFMGGLGIGNAVLGQWADRARTPLALYAVLELSIALAVAVGRPLIDALHGLYISFGGQLALGAAVATVVRLAISVLVLGIPTFLMGGTLPAAVRAVTLAEDQQRRAAALLYGVNTLGAVVGAFGSTFFALEFFGTRKTLWRACLVNTFTAVCAFALSRITFRRASGAQQSDRSAEPESRRLLGRESYNSLRTKRIDEPAGGRNGSLLERRHGPIRKGRQHRRNDQAAGGQNALNAARANEHGVTDQARPVPFLTQIIYVVAGIVGFAFFVMELVWYRMLGPILGGTTFTFGLILAVALMGIGLGAAAYAMFCRRAPVSLYALALTCVLEACCIAIPFALGDRLAVLAAHFREASTSHFLGEVGGWAAITSSVVLPAAFVSGVQFSLLVGLLGQGDKDIGNQIGLTFSWNTFGAICGSLAGGFSLLPLLSAPGVWRSVVALLAVLGVSVSVYAWRMARRRVWAFATLGAGIVAVGMIACPGPTAVWRHGAVGAGRGVWMKTLADPNSLRDWENSVRRSVLWEADGVESSVAIVASDALAFYVNGMCDGNAIADADTQIMLGLIGAALHSHPRTAFVIGLGTGETAGWLAEVPTIERVDVVELEPSVQEMARRCRAVNHDVLANPKVRMIFNDAREVLLTTAGHYDLIVCEPSNPYRNGIANLFTREFYLAGRDRLNEGGMFAQWVQAYEIDDRTMRTIFATFKSVFSHVELWQTKGGDLVLLGSSRRPDYSVSELRSKVATEPFASALTCAWHTADVEGLFSHYVGGEALVDRFIGADVASINTDDHNEIEYGCARNLGRGNWDAPGILYRKSVEIGDQRPPVRGGAVDWQAVALGRQWDAAVRDGKKLSADDLTLDAGACDKVLERYVARDVWGMLAAWEAEPQSTPCLIELAVVAHLYAESGNRKAEPLIERLRSQMPAEAELLGGILAWRQQKFSESGERLAAAV, encoded by the coding sequence ATGGCAAACGAGAACAGCGGTCAGACGCCGGACAATATGACGACGACGCTCGTCCCGAAACGGCAAGTCCCGACGCTGACGGTCAATACCCGGGCTCACATCGCGGCGCTGGCGCCAGTTGCGGCGCTCTTGTTCCTATCGGGAATGTGTGCGTTGATCTTTCAGGTCTCTTGGTCGCGTGAGTTCCGGCTCGTGTTCGGTGGCTCAACCGCCGCGTCGTCCGCGGTATTGGCAGTGTTCATGGGCGGGCTGGGTATCGGCAACGCGGTGTTGGGACAATGGGCGGATCGGGCGAGAACCCCGCTGGCGTTGTATGCCGTGCTCGAATTGTCGATCGCCCTGGCAGTTGCCGTGGGCCGTCCGCTCATCGATGCGCTACACGGCCTTTATATTTCCTTTGGTGGTCAGCTCGCACTGGGCGCTGCGGTGGCCACGGTCGTGCGGCTGGCGATTTCGGTGCTCGTTCTGGGCATCCCCACGTTTCTGATGGGCGGGACCTTACCAGCAGCGGTCCGAGCCGTGACGCTCGCCGAGGACCAGCAACGCCGCGCCGCAGCACTGCTTTACGGCGTGAACACGCTGGGAGCCGTGGTGGGAGCGTTCGGCAGCACGTTCTTCGCACTGGAGTTCTTCGGCACGCGGAAAACGCTTTGGCGGGCGTGTCTAGTAAACACCTTCACCGCAGTATGCGCCTTCGCACTCTCACGCATCACCTTTCGGCGTGCCAGCGGCGCGCAGCAATCGGACCGTTCTGCCGAACCAGAATCCCGTCGGCTGCTCGGACGGGAGAGTTACAACTCGCTACGGACCAAAAGGATCGACGAGCCCGCCGGAGGTCGCAATGGCTCCCTTCTCGAGCGGCGACATGGTCCAATTCGCAAGGGCCGCCAACATCGGCGCAATGACCAGGCGGCCGGAGGGCAAAACGCGCTCAATGCGGCGCGGGCAAACGAGCACGGCGTGACTGACCAGGCACGTCCGGTGCCGTTCCTGACGCAGATCATCTACGTCGTTGCCGGTATAGTGGGCTTCGCGTTCTTCGTTATGGAACTCGTTTGGTACCGCATGCTTGGCCCGATTCTCGGTGGGACCACCTTCACATTCGGGTTGATCCTCGCCGTGGCATTGATGGGCATCGGGCTGGGCGCGGCGGCCTATGCGATGTTCTGCCGGCGCGCGCCAGTCTCGCTTTACGCTCTCGCCCTGACTTGCGTCTTGGAGGCATGCTGCATCGCGATTCCCTTCGCCTTGGGTGATCGCTTGGCGGTTCTGGCGGCTCATTTCCGTGAGGCCAGCACATCGCATTTCTTGGGCGAAGTGGGGGGCTGGGCCGCGATCACATCGAGTGTTGTCCTGCCGGCAGCATTTGTCAGCGGAGTGCAATTCTCCCTGCTTGTCGGCTTACTGGGTCAAGGCGATAAAGATATCGGAAATCAGATAGGGCTCACGTTTAGTTGGAACACCTTCGGGGCCATTTGCGGGAGCCTCGCTGGCGGGTTCAGCTTGCTGCCTCTGCTTTCCGCGCCGGGCGTTTGGCGCTCGGTCGTGGCCCTTTTGGCAGTGCTCGGCGTTTCCGTCTCCGTCTACGCTTGGCGAATGGCGAGGCGTCGAGTTTGGGCGTTCGCCACCCTGGGAGCCGGGATTGTCGCGGTTGGCATGATCGCTTGTCCTGGCCCGACTGCCGTGTGGCGGCACGGCGCAGTGGGCGCGGGACGCGGCGTTTGGATGAAAACTCTCGCGGACCCTAACTCCTTGCGCGATTGGGAAAACTCGGTCCGACGGTCAGTGCTTTGGGAGGCGGATGGGGTCGAATCGAGCGTCGCCATCGTCGCCTCCGACGCCCTGGCCTTCTACGTCAATGGCATGTGCGATGGCAATGCCATCGCCGACGCGGACACGCAGATCATGTTGGGCCTGATCGGCGCCGCCCTCCATTCTCATCCGCGAACCGCGTTCGTAATCGGCCTGGGAACTGGAGAGACGGCTGGATGGCTCGCGGAAGTTCCTACGATCGAGCGCGTCGATGTCGTCGAGTTGGAGCCATCGGTCCAAGAGATGGCGCGCCGGTGCCGTGCGGTGAATCACGACGTCTTGGCAAACCCCAAGGTGCGAATGATCTTCAACGACGCGCGGGAAGTGTTGCTAACGACCGCCGGGCATTACGACCTGATTGTCTGCGAGCCGTCCAACCCTTACCGCAATGGAATCGCTAATCTGTTCACGCGGGAATTCTATCTTGCAGGCCGCGATCGCCTGAATGAGGGCGGGATGTTCGCCCAGTGGGTCCAGGCCTATGAGATCGACGACCGCACGATGCGCACTATATTTGCCACCTTCAAGTCCGTATTCTCGCACGTCGAACTCTGGCAAACCAAAGGCGGCGATTTGGTTTTGTTGGGGTCCAGCCGACGACCGGATTACTCGGTTTCCGAGCTGCGGAGCAAGGTAGCGACTGAACCCTTCGCGTCCGCTCTGACCTGCGCGTGGCACACGGCCGATGTCGAGGGGCTGTTCTCTCATTATGTCGGCGGCGAGGCGCTGGTCGACCGTTTCATCGGAGCGGACGTTGCGTCGATCAACACCGACGACCACAACGAAATCGAATACGGCTGCGCAAGAAATCTAGGACGCGGCAACTGGGACGCTCCAGGGATCTTGTACCGCAAATCGGTCGAGATTGGCGACCAGCGGCCGCCAGTCCGCGGCGGCGCCGTCGATTGGCAAGCGGTCGCGCTCGGTCGTCAATGGGATGCGGCGGTCCGCGATGGCAAGAAACTCTCCGCAGATGATCTCACCCTGGACGCCGGTGCGTGCGACAAGGTCTTGGAACGGTACGTTGCCAGAGACGTTTGGGGAATGTTGGCCGCATGGGAAGCCGAACCACAATCCACGCCGTGCCTCATCGAATTGGCCGTCGTTGCCCATCTCTATGCCGAATCAGGGAACAGAAAGGCTGAACCGCTGATCGAACGGCTTCGCAGTCAAATGCCTGCCGAAGCGGAATTGCTCGGCGGGATTCTCGCCTGGAGGCAGCAGAAGTTCAGCGAGTCCGGCGAACGGCTGGCGGCGGCCGTCTAG
- a CDS encoding porin — protein sequence MNRHLKLAMAAVLIAAVSNRTPAQQLSSTAPSFGSANGPNNQAVPSGYETAGSPVDPLREIEDLRRRLEKCEAELHDRATTGAPREAAINPVDYPSNLQSPPTKLLNPGIAPANPASEQGDPTAVPIITSPTLQIGGKAIWDNAMFSQDPANRKLVGTEPNLTGFRFLRLMFYGDLYENINYRLEVDMAQAQSSTNPALLAAFQDVWVNFRELPVLGHVKVGYFKEPYGLEQQTGEEYLLFMERSLPNAFVPARHMGVMAYNDLNDKQTLSWFTGAFREGSGDKTFLEYSNEGDWGTTTRLIWLPYYDAASGGRYLAHIGGAYEFTGTNNNNADSKAFTLVPEINAQTPFSVATIPSNDFQLYSVEAAIMNGPLLIESEYMGALLTPLKRGQDIYLDGGYVEALYLLTGENHNYNLPGKFFQGVTPYEPFFRVRNPDGEVITGWGAWEIGARLSFIDLNNDGVGGGRAVNYTFGLHWYLTNNCSVMYNFIHSNFEKVLAKKDIDSTCDINGIRVEYHF from the coding sequence ATGAATCGTCATTTGAAGCTCGCAATGGCGGCGGTGCTGATCGCGGCAGTGTCCAACCGGACACCCGCGCAGCAACTATCATCGACGGCGCCATCGTTCGGTTCGGCAAACGGGCCCAATAACCAAGCGGTACCGTCGGGGTACGAGACGGCTGGGTCGCCCGTCGATCCACTTCGCGAGATCGAGGATTTGCGTCGACGTCTAGAAAAGTGCGAGGCTGAACTGCACGACCGGGCCACAACCGGCGCGCCGCGAGAAGCCGCCATCAACCCCGTGGATTATCCTAGCAATCTGCAGTCGCCACCGACGAAGTTGTTAAACCCTGGAATAGCTCCCGCAAATCCGGCGTCGGAGCAGGGCGATCCGACCGCCGTGCCGATCATCACCTCGCCCACCTTGCAGATCGGGGGTAAAGCGATTTGGGACAACGCCATGTTCAGTCAAGATCCGGCCAATCGCAAATTGGTCGGCACGGAACCGAACCTGACTGGCTTTCGCTTCCTCCGCCTGATGTTTTACGGCGACCTGTACGAGAACATCAACTACCGACTGGAAGTCGATATGGCTCAGGCGCAATCGTCGACCAATCCCGCGCTGCTCGCCGCGTTTCAGGACGTATGGGTCAACTTCCGAGAGCTGCCCGTCTTGGGCCATGTGAAGGTTGGCTACTTCAAGGAGCCATACGGCCTCGAGCAACAGACGGGCGAAGAATATCTACTGTTCATGGAGCGGTCGCTTCCCAACGCGTTCGTTCCCGCCCGGCACATGGGCGTCATGGCCTACAACGATCTGAACGACAAGCAAACCTTGAGTTGGTTCACTGGCGCCTTCCGCGAAGGATCGGGCGACAAGACGTTTCTCGAATATAGCAACGAAGGAGACTGGGGGACTACAACGCGCCTGATTTGGCTTCCATACTACGACGCCGCCAGCGGCGGCCGATACTTAGCTCACATCGGCGGGGCATATGAATTCACGGGGACCAACAACAATAACGCCGACAGCAAAGCCTTTACGCTGGTTCCGGAAATCAATGCCCAAACGCCGTTTTCCGTCGCAACGATCCCCAGCAACGACTTCCAACTTTATAGCGTGGAGGCGGCCATCATGAACGGCCCCCTGCTGATCGAGTCGGAGTACATGGGCGCCCTGCTCACGCCGCTCAAGCGAGGTCAAGATATCTATCTTGACGGTGGTTACGTCGAGGCCCTCTATCTGCTCACCGGTGAAAACCACAACTACAATTTGCCCGGCAAATTCTTTCAGGGCGTGACCCCCTACGAGCCGTTCTTTCGCGTTCGCAATCCGGACGGCGAAGTCATCACCGGTTGGGGCGCGTGGGAAATCGGCGCTCGATTGTCGTTCATCGACTTGAACAACGACGGAGTCGGAGGAGGCCGGGCTGTGAACTACACCTTCGGCCTGCACTGGTATCTAACCAACAATTGCAGCGTGATGTACAACTTCATTCACAGCAATTTCGAAAAGGTTCTGGCGAAGAAGGATATCGACAGCACGTGCGACATTAACGGCATCCGGGTGGAATACCACTTCTAA
- a CDS encoding porin yields MAQDVNSSAFDDLKRMVEQQQQQIRQLQAQAANQQQPVAQSQTGQIPAVPTGYGDPAPAAAVAATAAAAAGTGLPPGATIVSNDKSPLNVCWNNGLWYESANKEFSLHLGGRMEWDAGTYEAPRSTVAELRALNNSPTSPGNANGWQNFQDNMDFRRARLRVDGTIYENIDFICEFEFAGSFAVVRPNRTGAGGTLNTGVANSTIANSANLIDAVTPTWVECTLKDIPILGNVMAGQFLVPFSFDLGTSDEYTQFIERSAAFDVFVPQSGTGNFAQGVEAFDWNEAETATWRNSLTTNTENDPFNGIALANDAFSWIGRATWLPYYDEASGGRYLVHVGVDAQAQGLERDVINFHDRGDVHEPYAITPSYVNQNVVGTYSEMICPEFVAVWGPWCLESEYYAMEVNGSNISGTAKGNFGHFFDGGYLQASYFLTGENMTYVRRAAAFTRVTPYENFVNLPGERTHCGLGAWQVAARYSWVDLNDQGVHGGHLDESTLGLNWYLNPNMHYAFNYCYTRVVGLGAGGATESANGFGFRMTMNF; encoded by the coding sequence ATGGCGCAAGACGTCAATTCGTCGGCGTTCGACGACTTGAAAAGGATGGTCGAACAGCAGCAGCAGCAGATTCGTCAATTGCAAGCTCAAGCGGCCAATCAGCAACAGCCGGTGGCTCAATCGCAAACCGGGCAAATCCCCGCTGTTCCCACCGGTTACGGGGATCCTGCCCCGGCTGCGGCCGTTGCCGCGACGGCAGCTGCCGCTGCAGGGACGGGACTGCCGCCGGGCGCCACAATCGTCTCGAACGATAAGTCCCCCTTGAACGTTTGTTGGAACAACGGTCTCTGGTACGAGAGCGCGAACAAAGAATTCTCATTGCATCTTGGCGGCCGAATGGAGTGGGACGCTGGAACCTATGAGGCACCGCGATCGACGGTTGCAGAGCTACGGGCGCTGAACAATTCGCCGACCAGTCCGGGCAACGCCAATGGTTGGCAAAACTTCCAGGACAACATGGACTTCCGCCGGGCACGGCTCCGGGTCGACGGCACGATCTACGAAAACATCGACTTCATCTGCGAGTTCGAGTTTGCCGGCTCGTTTGCAGTGGTCCGGCCGAATCGAACCGGCGCCGGCGGGACTCTCAACACCGGTGTCGCCAATAGCACGATTGCAAACTCGGCCAATCTCATCGATGCGGTCACCCCAACATGGGTCGAATGCACGCTCAAGGATATTCCGATTCTAGGCAATGTCATGGCTGGGCAATTCCTCGTGCCATTCAGCTTCGATCTGGGGACCTCGGACGAATATACGCAATTCATCGAGCGATCGGCAGCGTTCGACGTGTTCGTGCCGCAATCCGGCACCGGGAACTTCGCCCAAGGCGTCGAGGCCTTCGACTGGAACGAGGCCGAAACGGCGACTTGGCGGAACTCGCTCACGACAAACACGGAAAACGATCCGTTCAACGGGATCGCGCTGGCGAACGATGCCTTCTCCTGGATCGGCCGCGCCACCTGGTTGCCGTATTACGACGAGGCCAGCGGCGGACGCTACCTCGTTCACGTGGGCGTTGACGCCCAAGCGCAAGGACTCGAGCGCGACGTCATCAATTTCCACGATCGCGGCGACGTTCACGAACCATACGCAATCACGCCCAGCTACGTCAACCAAAACGTGGTCGGCACGTACTCCGAAATGATCTGTCCGGAGTTCGTGGCCGTTTGGGGACCATGGTGCCTCGAGTCAGAGTATTACGCCATGGAAGTCAATGGCTCGAATATCAGCGGGACTGCCAAGGGGAATTTTGGCCATTTCTTCGATGGCGGATACCTTCAGGCGAGCTACTTCTTGACCGGCGAAAACATGACCTATGTCCGCCGCGCGGCCGCGTTCACCCGCGTCACTCCGTACGAAAACTTCGTCAACCTTCCCGGCGAACGGACGCACTGTGGCTTGGGCGCCTGGCAGGTCGCCGCCCGCTATTCTTGGGTTGATCTCAACGACCAGGGAGTGCACGGTGGCCATCTCGATGAATCGACGCTCGGCCTCAACTGGTATCTGAACCCCAACATGCACTACGCGTTCAACTATTGTTATACCCGCGTCGTCGGCTTGGGGGCCGGCGGCGCCACGGAGAGCGCCAACGGCTTCGGTTTCCGCATGACGATGAACTTCTAA